One window from the genome of Plasmodium berghei ANKA genome assembly, chromosome: 3 encodes:
- a CDS encoding serine repeat antigen 3, whose amino-acid sequence MARLSSIVFIICLLLCNNAISDEVIESPSSGGTLSGGGSGTDTVTGTQDGKGKSEGKGNEGGQTDQKGKENPENGQNSDSTGDSSLGSTGSNGSQPAPTTPKEPEPTTPKEPESATPKASEPVTPQKTAETASGKQVSPTPSENPPSKDTPKPESSSEKKVNSALATPPAPEVSKAQEGAGLATQKEQTPSKRAKRSPPPQVNNITDMESYLMKNYDGVKVIGLCGVYFRVQFSPHLLLYGLTTFSIIQIEPFFEGVRIDFEHQHPIRNKCAPGKAFAFISYVKDNILILKWKVFAPPSDLFANDEVSKQILSAVSVTSDAESSVVDVRKYRLPQLDRPFTSIQVYKANPKQGLLETKNYILKNAIPEKCSKISMNCFLNGNVNIENCFKCTLLVQNAKPTDECFQYLPSDMKNNLNEIKVTAQSDEDSKENDLIESIEILLNSFYKADKKAKKLSLITMDDFDDVLRAELFNYCKLLKELDTKKTLENAELGNEIDIFNNLLRLLKTNEEESKHNLYKKLRNTAICLKDVNKWAEKKRGLILPEEVTQDQMAIGQNEEPYDEDPDDRVDLLELFDDNQNENIVDKDGIIDMSIAIKYAKLKSPYFNSSKYCNYEYCDRWQDKTSCISNIDVEEQGNCSLCWLFASKLHLETIRCMRGYGHNRSSALYVANCSKRTAEEICNDGSNPLEFLKILEKNKFLPLESNYPYLWKNVSGKCPNPQNDWTNLWGNTKLLYNNMFGQFIKHRGYIVYSSRFFAKNMNVFIDIIKREIRNKGSVIAYIKTQGVIDYDFNGRYISNICGHNHPDHAVNIIGYGNYISESGEKRSYWLIRNSWGYYWGHEGNFKVDVLGPDNCVHNVIHTAIVFKIDMEPDSDSNNNNAIKNRDQLIDEDNKSYFPQLSSNFYHSLYYNNYEGYEAKNDDENDQNYGNLDVSGQSENHQNDPKNPQPQANSTVTQLGVCPAENQRTADSNPNAQSTPSPNTTVTDTVNSNTANSNTANSNTASANAASIEKKIQILHVLKHIEKYKMTRGFVKYDNLNDTKNDYTCARSYSYDPKNHNECKQFCEENWERCKNHYSPGYCLTTLSGKNKCLFCYV is encoded by the exons atggcACGTCTCTCATCaattgtatttataatat gcCTTTTATTATGTAACAATGCTATATCGGATGAAGTAATTGAATCGCCGTCCTCCGGAGGTACTCTATCGGGTGGAGGTAGCGGTACCGATACCGTTACCGGTACACAAGATGGAAAAGGTAAAAGTGAAGGTAAAGGTAATGAAGGTGGCCAAACTGACCAAAAGGGAAAAGAAAACCCTGAAAATGGTCAAAATTCTGATTCAACAGGTGATTCATCTCTTGGGTCAACAGGTAGCAACGGTTCACAACCAGCGCCAACTACTCCAAAAGAACCAGAACCAACAACCCCAAAAGAACCAGAATCAGCAACCCCCAAAGCGTCAGAACCAGTAACCCCCCAAAAGACAGCAGAAACAGCCTCAGGAAAACAAGTATCACCAACACCCTCAGAAAATCCACCATCAAAAGACACCCCAAAACCAGAATCATCATCcgaaaaaaaagtgaattCGGCACTCGCAACACCACCTGCACCTGAAGTATCCAAAGCTCAAGAGGGGGCAGGCCTAGCTACACAAAAAGAACAAACTCCAAGTAAAAGAGCTAAACGTTCCCCACCACCTCAAGTCAACAACATAACAGATATGGAATCATacttaatgaaaaattatgatgGAGTAAAAGTTATAGGCTTATGTGGTGTATATTTCAGAGTTCAATTTTCAccacatttattattatatggtTTAACAACATTTTCGATTATTCAAATAGAACCATTTTTTGAAGGAGTAAGAATAGATTTCGAACACCAACATCCtataagaaataaatgtGCACCAGGAAAAGCCTTTGCATTTATTTCTTATGTAAAAGATAACATCCTTATACTTAAATGGAAAGTATTTGCTCCACCATCTGATTTATTTGCAAACGATGAAGTTAGCAAGCAAATTCTTTCCGCTGTTTCTGTAACGTCAGATGCAGAAA gTTCAGTAGTAGATGTTAGAAAATACCGACTTCCACAATTAGACCGTCCATTTACTTCCATACAAGTTTATAAGGCAAATCCAAAACAAGGATTACtcgaaacaaaaaattatatattaaaaaatgctaTTCCAG aAAAATGCTCTAAAATTTCAATGAACTGTTTTTTAAATGGAAATGTAAACATAGAAAACTGCTTTAAATGTACATTATTAGTACAAAATGCTAAACCCACAGATGAATGTTTTCAATACCTACCTTCtgatatgaaaaataatttaaatgaaataaaagtaaCTGCTCAAAGTGATGAAGATagtaaagaaaatgatttaATAGAATCAATTGAAATATTGTTAAATAGCTTTTATAAAGCTGAcaaaaaagcaaaaaaattGAGTTTAATAACAATGGATGATTTTGATGATGTTCTTAGAGctgaattatttaattattgtaaattattaaaagaattagatacaaaaaaaactttaGAAAATGCTGAATTAGGTAATGAaatagatatatttaataatttgttaagacttttaaaaacaaatgaagaagaaagcaaacataatttatacaaaaaattgaGAAATACTGCTATATGTCTTAAAGATGTAAATAAATGGgctgaaaaaaaaagaggtTTAATATTACCTGAAGAAGTAACTCAAGATCAAATGGCAATAGGACAAAATGAAGAACCTTATGATGAAGATCCAGATGATAGAGTCGATCTTTTAGAATTATTTGATGACAaccaaaatgaaaatattgttGATAAAGATGGTATAATTGATATGTCTATAGCTATTAAATATGCTAAATTAAAATCTCCATATTTTAATAGTAGCAAATATTGtaattatgaatattgTGATAGATGGCAAGATAAGACTAGCTGTATATCTAATATAGATGTAGAAGAACAAGGTAATTGTTCCTTATGTTGGTTATTTGCATCTAAGTTACATTTAGAAACTATTAGATGTATGAGAGGATATGGTCACAATAGAAGTTCAGCACTTTATGTAGCCAATTGTTCAAAAAGAACAGCAGAAGAAATTTGTAATGATGGTTCAAATCCGTTAGAATTTCTAaaaattttagaaaaaaataaatttttgcCTTTAGAATCTAATTATCCATATTTATGGAAAAATGTATCAGGCAAATGCCCAAATCCACAAAATGATTGGACAAACTTATGGGGTAATactaaattattatataataatatgtttgGACAATTTATCAAGCATAGAGgatatatagtatatagTAGTCGTTTTTTTGCTAAAAACATGAATGTATTTattgatataataaaaagagaAATACGCAATAAAGGATCTGTTATAGCTTATATTAAAACTCAAGGTGTTATTGATTATGATTTTAATGGTAGATATATAAGTAACATTTGTGGTCATAACCATCCTGATCATGCTGTAAATATTATTGGATATGGTAATTATATAAGTGAAAGCGGAGAAAAAAGATCTTATTGGTTAATAAGAAATAGTTGGGGTTATTATTGGGGTCATGAAGGAAATTTCAAAGTTGATGTTTTAGGTCCAGATAATTGTGTACATAACGTTATTCACACTGCTATAGTATTTAAAATTGATATGGAGCCAGATAGtgattcaaataataacaatgcTATTAAAAATCGCGATCAATTAATTGATGAAGATAACAAATCTTACTTTCCACAACTCAGTTCAAATTTTTACCACAGTCTTTATTATAACAACTACGAAGGATATGAAGCTAAAAATGACGACGAAAATGACCAAAATTATGGCAATTTAGATGTAAGTGGCCAAAGTGAAAATCATCAAAATGATCCAAAAAATCCACAACCCCAAGCTAATAGCACCGTAACTCAACTTGGAGTATGTCCAGCAGAAAACCAAAGAACAGCTGATTCAAATCCTAATGCCCAAAGCACACCCAGTCCAAACACAACCGTTACAGACACAGTCAATTCAAACACAGCCAATTCAAACACAGCCAATTCAAACACTGCCTCTGCAAATGCCGCATCAattgagaaaaaaattcaaatactCCACGTGTTAAAGCATATcgaaaaatacaaaatgaCAAGAGGAT